A stretch of DNA from Desulfosarcina ovata subsp. ovata:
TATTTCAATGGATTCAGATAAGAACGATCCACAAGGGTGGGAAGTTTGTTTTGATACAAAAGATGAATATCGATGGATCAACTTCTGCCTGCAAATTGAAGGCAATAACATTGTTTCAAATACAATATCCACTTAAAACCGAACAATCGGTTCCACCTGAGCGCAGGGGCCGAGCCGTTTCGAAATAATTTAGTTTAAAGGAAGTACTGGTGCATTCGGAATGTTTTGTGGAAGCCCCTGCTCCAGGTGAACCGAAGCGTTATGAATTATATTTTACGGAAAACAACAATGGGTTTAAAGAAAATCGGATCGCTAATTAAAAAAAATTTAAATTCATTAATTCGAAATTTGCCATGGCTGTTTTTCATTTTCTACATGGCTATTTGGTTTTTCTTTGGTTTATTGTATAAACATGCTGCTGATGAATCAAATGGGGACGCATTTCTTTTTCATGACAATGTTCTTACTCATATGCAAGCTGAAAGATTGAAAGATGAACTTACGAACGATTGCCCTTTATCGCTTTTGATACCATTGACAGATAATTTTAAGAATGAAAAAGTATACCAAAGCGCCCGAAAGTTACCGAAAGATATTTTTAAAAAAAATGGTAAATCGAGTTCAAAAGGAAAAGAAAGGTATCATACTTTTACTATAGAGCGTTTAGGTGAACATTGGCTTAATTATTATTGCCACTATTTTGCTATTAAAGATTTCAATTATTATACCTTAGAGCCTTATCCAGAGTATGATGACTTTACGTTCAGCGACCTTCTATGGACTCGAAATTTAATACCGGATAGTTTTTCTAAGGCCCAAAGAGCTGAATATTTAAAAGCAATTGACATCGAAATACGGCCATACAAACTTGTTTTTTATAAAGGTCCAAATTTAGTTTGGTGTTTGGGATGTGACGACCCTGATTCCGAATATGATACTGTTGAAGAACGGAAAAATAATTTATCGCAGGAAGATTTTCATTTTGCTGAAGAATATACAATTTTTATTAATACAAATTTTCCATATGTGTATTCTTCATATGGCTTGGGTGCAATCCCATTTAGGGGCATTAGTATTGTTCAAGTTAAACAAACATAACCGATAGAAATAAAAAGATAAATTGAGCTTAGACCAAAATGCCATTTCATTTTTAGTCAAGCCATTCGATTAAAAATTGGGCAAGAGCTGCCGTTTTTATCATTAATTTTTCAGATTCAGTCTATGATGAAAAACTACAAAACGGAATATATTGTATATTTATAATGGGTTATTGTATGACAAACTCAATTTTTGACGAAGTAAAATTTGCCCCAATTTGGGATTGCACCCATATGGCTTGCTTACTGGAAACGAGTATTGGGTTGATGAAACATTGTATAAAGAGATTGGACGCTTAAAAACAGATTTGAGTGTTTCTATGACACTTGTAGAAAATGAAAGCTATGCTAAATTGAAAAATGTTTGTTCTTGGTATAGCGAATATCAGCTTGTTGAATTTCTTTATTTTAGTGCGATAACTATTACAACTCTTGGCTTTGGTGATATTATACCTAACAATAGATATGTAAGGACTTTAGTCATGGTTGAAGCTTTAGCGGGAATTATTCTAATTGGTGCATTTTTATCAACATTTGCTAAAAATAAATAAATATAGGATATAGATTCTGTGATGCAAAATTATCCTTTTTATAATATGCCATTTATAATATGAAGTGCATCATTATTAAGTTCATAACCTTTGCTTTAACGGCGACGGCAAAAAGCCGCCGCGCGTGAAGCATTCGTTGGCCCGCTCTATTGCGCTGAAAATTCCACTTGACAATATGTAGCCGTATGGCTACGTTCTAATCATGATCGAAATCCGTAAGACTGAGACTTTTGCCAAGTGGCTTGACGGTTTGAACGATATCCGTGCACGTGCTCGTATTTTGGTAAGGATCGAACGGTTGGCAGCAGGTAATCCTGGTGATGTTAAACCTGTCGGCGAAGGAGTTTCAGAGTTACGTATCGACTACGGCCCAGGTTACCGCGTTTATTACAAAAAGCGAGGCAGCAAATTGATCATTCTATTGGCTGGTGGCGATAAGCGCACTCAATCCAAGGACATAAAATTCGCATTGCGCCTTGCTCAGAATCTATAGAGGTGTGTCATGTCTAAAATCATCACAACACGCTACGATGTCGCTGAGCATCTTCGGACGCCGGAGGAAATGGCAGCCTATCTTGAAGCTTGTTTCGAGGAGGCATCAGGTGATGCTGCTTTCATTGCCAAAGCCCTGGGTGATATCGCACGCGCAAAAGGCATGTCGCAGGTGGCTCGTGATGCCGGACTTTCCAGAGAAAGTCTTTATAAAGCCCTGTCAGGAGAACGAAGGCCAACCTTCGATACAATTCTTAAGGTGATCGGAGCACTTGGCCTAAAATTGCATGCGGAAGCGATTCATACAAATATCAATACGGGCCAACCTGTCACTTAAGCGGACCGGGAGAACCGGTGCATTTTTTAAATTCATCATTATCTGACGCTTCAAACATTCAATGTACCGTTTCGATGAGTTGCTCCCGGCTCTCTTAGTTCGAACGTTATGTTCTTTGAAAACAAGCTTGGTGGCCCAACCAAATGGTCAGTTTGGCCGGGGCACCACTTCAAACTTACATCAACTTGACTACAAGACCAGTAGTAAAGTTGTTGTAGATGGAGCCCAATTCAATAATACATCGACATATTTCAATCACGTTTGGCTCCGACAACATTGAAAGATTTTATGTCGGCAACGGAGGATTTATGAAAATCAACATAAATAAAATCAAAATCCTCATCACCATAGTCTCTCTGGCTAAACTTGTTCTCGCCTTCATTCGAGAATTGAGAGACTATCTTCC
This window harbors:
- a CDS encoding potassium channel family protein, encoding MLTGNEYWVDETLYKEIGRLKTDLSVSMTLVENESYAKLKNVCSWYSEYQLVEFLYFSAITITTLGFGDIIPNNRYVRTLVMVEALAGIILIGAFLSTFAKNK
- a CDS encoding type II toxin-antitoxin system RelE/ParE family toxin, producing MIEIRKTETFAKWLDGLNDIRARARILVRIERLAAGNPGDVKPVGEGVSELRIDYGPGYRVYYKKRGSKLIILLAGGDKRTQSKDIKFALRLAQNL
- a CDS encoding addiction module antidote protein; the encoded protein is MSKIITTRYDVAEHLRTPEEMAAYLEACFEEASGDAAFIAKALGDIARAKGMSQVARDAGLSRESLYKALSGERRPTFDTILKVIGALGLKLHAEAIHTNINTGQPVT